In the Chloroflexota bacterium genome, one interval contains:
- the arcC gene encoding carbamate kinase: MGKTIVVALGGNAILQNGQRGTRAEQYANLEQACRHLLPLIDDGHRIVLTHGNGPQVGNLLIQQVEAADYAPMMPMDICVGMTQGQIGTLLVQALTNHLRAEGLQRDVVTLVSHFLVDPADADFKTLSKPVGPFLDERLKQRYEALPGHVIRQIGKDPQRPFRRVVASPRPLRLMEKRALRALSEAGVIVVTAGGGGIPVMIQSDGAMRSIEAVIDKDLAAEKIAESIAADILLILTDVEAVALHYGTPQQRTLREVTLTEARTYFAEGHFASGSMSPKVLACIQFLEYGGETAIIAGLSSAERAIRGEAGTRFVKR, from the coding sequence ATGGGTAAGACCATCGTCGTCGCACTTGGCGGCAATGCGATACTGCAGAACGGACAGCGCGGGACACGCGCCGAGCAGTACGCCAACCTCGAACAAGCCTGCCGCCACCTCTTGCCGCTCATAGATGATGGGCACCGCATCGTCCTAACCCACGGAAACGGCCCACAGGTCGGCAATCTGCTCATCCAGCAGGTCGAGGCCGCTGACTACGCGCCGATGATGCCTATGGACATCTGCGTCGGCATGACCCAGGGCCAAATCGGAACGTTACTTGTGCAAGCGCTCACGAATCACCTCCGTGCCGAGGGACTCCAACGCGACGTCGTTACACTGGTGAGTCACTTCCTGGTCGACCCAGCCGACGCAGACTTCAAAACACTTTCCAAGCCAGTCGGCCCATTCCTCGACGAGCGCCTGAAACAGAGGTATGAGGCGCTTCCCGGCCACGTCATTCGCCAGATCGGCAAAGACCCACAACGGCCCTTCCGCCGCGTTGTTGCGTCTCCGCGACCCCTGCGCCTCATGGAGAAGCGTGCCCTCCGCGCTCTCTCAGAAGCAGGCGTCATCGTCGTCACCGCTGGCGGCGGCGGCATTCCGGTGATGATTCAGTCCGATGGCGCCATGCGCAGTATCGAGGCTGTCATCGACAAAGACCTGGCGGCTGAAAAGATAGCAGAAAGCATCGCCGCTGACATTTTGCTCATCCTGACCGACGTGGAGGCCGTGGCTTTGCACTATGGCACCCCGCAGCAACGGACGCTTCGCGAAGTGACGCTTACCGAAGCGCGCACCTACTTTGCCGAAGGCCACTTCGCCAGCGGAAGCATGAGCCCCAAAGTGCTCGCCTGCATCCAGTTTCTCGAGTACGGCGGCGAGACCGCAATTATCGCTGGCCTGTCCTCCGCCGAGCGAGCGATTCGCGGCGAGGCTGGCACCCGTTTCGTGAAACGTTAG